The Triticum urartu cultivar G1812 chromosome 5, Tu2.1, whole genome shotgun sequence genome contains the following window.
TATTCCAATATTCGTCGTCTTTGGTTGACCAAACACCATCTCATAGTATCATTTATGAAGTGATCATTTAACACCACAATATCCCAAAGTAGCAGGCATACTCTTTCCCTCAAAAGAAAAAGGAGCAGGCATATTCTTAAGCTTCTGTACAAGCTTTGCAAAGAAATTTTATAACCCCTCTAGATTGTCTGAGCACAAGTACTGATTTCAGATTGCCGGTTGTATCCCAAACTGAAATCATAATTTAAATACTTCTGACAACCTACCCAGAAAGTCTCAATTTGAATAACAATTGCTTCGAACTATATACTGTGATGGAACAGTAACTCGCAGATGGCAACCAGAATGAAATTGTATCAAAACAGACCAAAGCTTGCTAATAAACCCCAACACATAATAGAATTAAACATAGCAATTATGGCAAGTTACAGCCTTCAAATTTATCTGCCCTAGATCGCAATAAGAGCATCTTCAACAGACGCGTAAAAATATCGAGCGCTAAAATAGTTTTACAGCGCTACTGGAGCAGTTTTAGGCGTGCCGTGGCCAACATCGATTTTCCAGATGCCCAGAAAACACAACTGTTGTTGTTGCTTCAGACCATAAACTCCAAAGCTAAAAACACAAAATTTTCTGTGGGATCAATATTTCTTATATCTCCATAAGAATTAAACTTCTGACATGTACTGCATCGAgattattctcaaattcagaatTCGAATATGTTATTATCACATCAATGATCCATCTATGGGCGGATCTTACTCTCTACACTATTTCCTCTTTACGGTGATTTTGGATAATCCTTTGGTCCTCATACAGATTGCCTGGACATACTAAACAATAGGACGGTGCACTAAAAGAAACTGAAAATTAAAAAATAGATTACCAAATACAATCAGACTTGTCAAATAAATAAGTGAAATCAAATCACACACTTGCGAATTGTAAGCTCATGCTATTATTTAATCAAATACAACTGGCAGAATTAGTTTAACTGGACTTACAAATTAACAAGATAGACAATATAAGCTGACATGCCATGCATTATAATTTGGGAAAAGTACATTTTTCATCCCTCAATTTTCTTCATAGTATAGAAATGGTCCTTCAATTTTAAAACCAGCAAATCTTAGTCCCTCAACTTTTCATACCGGATATATTTAGTCCCTCGTACCGCTTTGAGTGGTTTTGTTGATGACGTGGCATGGTTTTGGTTGGCATTTTATCGAACACCTATGGTGCGCTTGCCACATTTTCGGACAGTGGCATCGAGGGCCGCACAGCAGGTCTACGCCGTGCCGTTCTTCGATACCGAGGCCATGCCCAGCACCCCGCTCAGCGTTGTGGTGCCTCTGATGAGCGGCTTTGCGAAGCAGGTGAAAAGAAGAAGCATTGCAGGTTGCGGCCGTCGTCACTCGAGCGCCACCGGTGCTTCCTGAGGGGCGCGGAGGATGTCCATGGGCGACCTCGTGCATGGCTCTACCGGCTGATGCTGGATGAATCCACGCCCAGGTTCAACTCCGGCAGTCTGTCTTCATGCTCCACACTGTCGATCGAGGCTGCTCAAGGACATGGCCAGGTGCTTCTCGAGCTCCGGTCGTACGCGGCTGAGGCACGAGCTCCTCTCCGGACTTGAGTCAAGGTGCTTCTGGCTTACGTGTGTTGCTTGTGTTCGTTTTCCAATCCGGCGAAAATCCATCTTGTACGGAGTACGTAGCTAGCTAGTCTCCTATGAATCGATCCAGCAGCTCTACGGTAGAACCCAAGCCAGCTTTCGTACGTACATACCCATACGCAATATCGTAGAGCATGCGCCCAGCCGGCGCCTCCTGACGAGCTGCCAAGGAGTTGTTGCTGCTGCAGCACAACGCCCTCTGGCTAGCACCCGTTGCTGCGAGTTCCTACAGGAGCAGTGGCTCGATGATAGTGGCCACCGTGAGTTTGTGGATATTGATGTGGCGGTCGAGTCGGTCAAACTTACGCGATATGTCTAGTTTTAGTTAAAACCATGTCTACATCAGCACCAAACCACCCTAAGCGGTATGAAGGACTAAACTTATCCGGTTTTGAAAGTTGAGGGACTAAGAATTGCTGGTATTGAAATTGAGGGACCATTTCTAAACTTCCAAAAAAGTTGAGGGACGAAAATATACTTATCCCTTACAAATTTGATCAGAATTTACAAAATAGGTAGGTTCAGTATAGCAGTATATAGAGCCGGTGGGAATAAATGTTCCAAGTTTAAGAGCCAAACAAAAGAGGATGATGAAGCAACATGAGAAAATATTATATCGGAATTGCACATTGGAATCGCAACTGGAACCTACCTGTGTTTAAGTTGTGAAAAATGTAAACTATGTATCAGGAAAATGTTTCAATCTGCAGAGGGGTCCAAACCATGTATTCCCATACACCCCTTGTTCAAAGACTGACTGCGGTCTTGTTCTAAGACCTGGATAACAAGAGAAAACTAATTGGAGATGATTGAGCTGATCTCATACCAGAAGCGTGAATGCCAACTCTCATGGCATCGTTTCAATCCCAATGTATGCAGTGCAGAGGATTTGATACACCAGAACGTCTGAAAGCAAACACGATTGTCCTATTCATAAAATTTCATGAATGCAGGACGGATAAAATTCAGTTTGCATGAACCATTACAAAATGCAGTTTTTAATGTGCCAGATTATTTTCCAGAGAAAAAATCACTGAGATGAACAACAAACCAGATCAAAGACTGGGTGTTGCCGGCAAACTCCTGTGACTTGCACGATCCAAATGCCCGCTCGAACCTGCTAATGCACGTGGAGCTTATGGACAAATCTTGGGTGCAGAGGAGGACGAGCATGGTGGCATGTGGGAGGATGTGACCTGGGGAGGAGGGCCACGGGCTCGGCGTCGCGGTCCAGATCAAGGGCGTGCATGGCGAGAGGGCACCGTCGCAGCTCATCGTCGGTGTACATGAAGGATGGAGACGTCAGCTCCACCTCCTCTGGTCGTCCGCTGGGTAGTGTTAGGGAAGATTATAGGAAGGGATGGGAGGTGCCGCCGGCGTCGCGAGTCGTCGTGGCAGAGGTGCGGCGTACTGGTCGGTTCTGCGGCGACTCCGGTGGCGGAGGAGGGTCAGGCGGCGGCTGCGGTGTACGGCCATCGTCCGGGTGTTGGTTGCGGCCACGCGGGGTAGTTAGCAAGCGAGGGGATCCTTCTTCTTTTCTCCCCTTACGTGATTGTAGCGATTGCGTAGGTGCGGGCctgcggggcggggcggggcttCGTATATTCGTCTGCGGTGAAGCATGTTCAGCCAACGTAAATTACTAAATGCATATCAGAGAATAGATTAGATTAAGCCTGGCTGTTAGATTAAGTCTAATGAGCAATCGAAGGGTGCTAATTAAACTGTGTACATCAGCCGTATGGTTTTAAGAAAGAAttagtttgcttgtttaataGTAGTGTGTACATCAGCCGTATGGTTTTAAGAAAGTAttagtttgcttgtttaatagtagtatagatatAGATTATTAGGGTTATTAGTAAAGTGGCTGGAAACACATGACGATCAACTTACATCGAGAAGAATCCATCCAGCCCAAACACCTTTTTCCTCTCCCCTCCGACATGTTAATGGACAAACGTTTGCCGGGAAGACAGTCCCCGCAAACGCCCACAAAGACATTGGATCCAGATCACGCGGATGATAATTTCTCTATAAAATCGCTGATAATTCTTTCATTTACATGGCAATTTCCCCTTTCGCACAGGGCATTTCGCTCAACAACGCGTCAAATTTAGTTATTTCGGCATGGCAAGTGAGGCGTTCTCTGGCAATTCGCCCCCAGTGAACGTCTGTCAGATAAATGCGTCAGGTAATAACTTATAAAGGAAACTTGTTTAATTATGCAATAACTTTACTGCATAGTAACACCACGGTGGCATCAGTCAACCGAACACGCACTTGTGCCTACCCAGAATGATAATGTACAACAACAGGATTTGCATGATATATTCTGTACTGCTCACGGCGATGACTCTGCTGTTGCTTCTGATGATATGATTGTGGATGGTTCAGATTGCGAGTCGCCTGGTCTCTGCTGGTTGTTGACCTTGATGTCTCCCATGTCACCGATCACAGCAGGCTTGGTGATCCTCTCCATGGAGACATCTTTTTCTCCGGTCAGCATCCGGACGACGTTGGTCATGTTGGGACGGAGTTTCATCGCGTCTTGAGTGCACAGAAGACCAACTTTCAAGAATCGGCATGCCTCGTCGGAGTCTAGGTCATCTTCTAGATCTGCATCTATCATCTTCTCGAGCTGTCCTTGTTCATAACATGTCCATGTCTGCAAGAGAACCAGCAGATCCTTACGGTCAGAAACAGCCAAAAAAAAAGTTCCTCCAAATGTTAAAAAAAACTAGAATCAAATCTAGTAACAATATGGCTCTTGAGATATTCTTACACATGGCGGTTTGATAATTGTGGTCTCAAAAAGTTGATACAGTTTGGGTGCCAAATCATAAACAGAATTACTGGGATGTTAAGAACAATCAACACTGCAAGTAGTATCCTATGAGGTATGTTTTAGCTAACACCTAAATGATAACCGCGCCATGGAAGAAGAATCACAACTCAGTCTCAAAATGAAGCATAGGTTTGGTGAACATAGTATTGCGATAGAGCTTACCCTCTCGAGCAGAAATTGGTCTTCATAAGGCAATCTATTATTGTGGTTACACCTGCCACTAACAATTTCCAATAGCAAAACACCAAAACTATAAATATCTGACTTCTTTGTCACTTGCCCTCTAACTGCATATTCAGGAGCCAGGTATCCTCTGACAGGAGAAAAAAaaggcagagagagagagagagagagatcagaATGAAATATATTCCAATTCCCAACCAAACCCCAAACAAGGTTATACTTACATTGTACCTGCAACGCGGGTGCTCACATGAGTTGCATTTGGAGGGAGGAGCCTTGCCAACCCAAAATCAGAAATTTTGGGTGTAAGATCCTTGTCAAGCAGAATATTGCTTGCCTTTATGTCCCGGTGGATTATGGGAGGATGGATTTCTTCGTGAAGAAATGCAAGCCCATGGGCAACACCTACAGCAATTTTAACACGGACTCTCCAGTTGAATCGAATGCTGCTATAACCCTTACCTGCAATACTTAAGTGAGATGGTTATTAAAGCATTAAATGAGCAGCGAAGGACACATAAGGCAGAACAGTATGTCACCTAGCAGTGTATGTGCAAGGCTATTGTTTTCAAGATAGTTGTATACAAGGATCCTATGGGGTCCCTCAGCGCAGCAACCGACTAAGGTGATCAG
Protein-coding sequences here:
- the LOC125507926 gene encoding cold-responsive protein kinase 1-like isoform X3; protein product: MILVEPTSLAKAVLVLCSGLKDATIVAVKVLSAHSKQGIREFFTELTAISDIVHENLITLVGCCAEGPHRILVYNYLENNSLAHTLLGKGYSSIRFNWRVRVKIAVGVAHGLAFLHEEIHPPIIHRDIKASNILLDKDLTPKISDFGLARLLPPNATHVSTRVAGTIGYLAPEYAVRGQVTKKSDIYSFGVLLLEIVSGRCNHNNRLPYEDQFLLERTWTCYEQGQLEKMIDADLEDDLDSDEACRFLKVGLLCTQDAMKLRPNMTNVVRMLTGEKDVSMERITKPAVIGDMGDIKVNNQQRPGDSQSEPSTIISSEATAESSP
- the LOC125507926 gene encoding cold-responsive protein kinase 1-like isoform X2, which translates into the protein MACCLMCRKDIKQTIEVPGGNKVKAFSYSELRKATHDFSGANKLGEGGFGSVFRGRLKDATIVAVKVLSAHSKQGIREFFTELTAISDIVHENLITLVGCCAEGPHRILVYNYLENNSLAHTLLGKGYSSIRFNWRVRVKIAVGVAHGLAFLHEEIHPPIIHRDIKASNILLDKDLTPKISDFGLARLLPPNATHVSTRVAGTIGYLAPEYAVRGQVTKKSDIYSFGVLLLEIVSGRCNHNNRLPYEDQFLLERTWTCYEQGQLEKMIDADLEDDLDSDEACRFLKVGLLCTQDAMKLRPNMTNVVRMLTGEKDVSMERITKPAVIGDMGDIKVNNQQRPGDSQSEPSTIISSEATAESSP
- the LOC125507926 gene encoding cold-responsive protein kinase 1-like isoform X1 — encoded protein: MACCLMCRKDIKQTIEGEEVPGGNKVKAFSYSELRKATHDFSGANKLGEGGFGSVFRGRLKDATIVAVKVLSAHSKQGIREFFTELTAISDIVHENLITLVGCCAEGPHRILVYNYLENNSLAHTLLGKGYSSIRFNWRVRVKIAVGVAHGLAFLHEEIHPPIIHRDIKASNILLDKDLTPKISDFGLARLLPPNATHVSTRVAGTIGYLAPEYAVRGQVTKKSDIYSFGVLLLEIVSGRCNHNNRLPYEDQFLLERTWTCYEQGQLEKMIDADLEDDLDSDEACRFLKVGLLCTQDAMKLRPNMTNVVRMLTGEKDVSMERITKPAVIGDMGDIKVNNQQRPGDSQSEPSTIISSEATAESSP